A genomic window from Fusobacterium perfoetens includes:
- a CDS encoding Gfo/Idh/MocA family protein: MVNIGIAGIGAIAEQYIKLITSNKIKNCKITSFSSRNRQHMEGICEKYNLKEVKLFTDYEEMLKSKEIDMVMICTPHFLHPSMAIKAVENGIHTLVEKPVGVFSDEVETLLKKLDENPNIKNGVLYCRRTSKAFNKIKKIIDCGKIGDLKRVCWIITNLYRTDSYHKFQSWKGTYKQEGGGLLMTQASHQLDLLVWLCSMPKKINAFCYCGRERDIEVENDVTIQMEFENGATGQFISSSREFPGTNRLEIIGSKGQIILNNDSELIIRELSQDEKIYSKTTKELYGTIPYTEKTLYFDDADNSIQQSEIVNNFINGIENNEKILCSVKDALESLYLINGAYLSSWEKKEIEFPMNNKEFRKKLEEKF, translated from the coding sequence ATGGTAAATATAGGAATTGCAGGAATCGGAGCTATTGCTGAACAATATATAAAACTTATAACTTCTAATAAAATAAAAAATTGTAAAATAACAAGTTTTTCAAGCAGAAATAGACAACATATGGAAGGGATTTGTGAAAAATACAATCTCAAAGAAGTAAAGCTTTTTACTGACTATGAAGAAATGTTAAAAAGTAAAGAAATTGATATGGTTATGATATGTACTCCTCATTTTTTACATCCTTCAATGGCAATAAAAGCAGTTGAAAATGGAATACATACATTAGTTGAAAAACCAGTAGGAGTTTTTTCTGATGAAGTTGAAACTTTATTAAAAAAATTAGATGAAAATCCAAATATAAAAAATGGGGTTTTATATTGTAGAAGAACAAGCAAAGCATTTAACAAAATAAAAAAAATTATAGATTGTGGAAAAATAGGAGATTTAAAAAGAGTTTGTTGGATAATAACAAATCTTTATAGAACAGATAGTTATCATAAATTTCAATCTTGGAAAGGAACCTACAAGCAAGAAGGAGGAGGACTTTTAATGACTCAAGCTTCCCATCAATTAGATTTATTAGTTTGGTTATGTTCTATGCCCAAAAAAATAAATGCTTTTTGTTATTGTGGAAGAGAAAGAGATATTGAAGTTGAGAATGATGTTACAATTCAAATGGAATTTGAAAATGGAGCAACAGGACAATTTATAAGTTCTTCAAGAGAGTTTCCTGGTACAAATAGACTGGAAATAATAGGAAGTAAAGGTCAAATTATTTTGAATAATGATTCAGAACTTATAATAAGAGAACTTTCCCAAGATGAAAAAATATATTCTAAAACAACAAAAGAATTATACGGAACTATTCCTTATACAGAAAAAACATTATATTTTGATGATGCAGATAACTCAATTCAACAATCTGAAATTGTAAATAATTTTATAAATGGGATAGAAAATAATGAGAAAATATTATGTTCTGTTAAAGATGCTTTAGAATCTCTTTATTTGATAAATGGAGCTTATCTTTCTAGTTGGGAGAAAAAAGAGATAGAATTTCCAATGAATAACAAAGAATTTAGAAAAAAATTAGAAGAAAAATTTTAA
- a CDS encoding DUF4250 domain-containing protein, with product MNFLSMDINIAYSMINMKLRDFYSSLDDMCDDMDISKSDILEHFEKNGFIYNENTNQFIQK from the coding sequence ATGAATTTTTTAAGTATGGACATAAATATAGCTTACAGTATGATAAATATGAAACTAAGAGATTTTTATTCATCTCTTGATGATATGTGTGATGATATGGATATAAGCAAATCTGATATTTTAGAACATTTTGAAAAAAATGGTTTTATCTACAATGAAAATACAAACCAATTTATTCAAAAATAG
- a CDS encoding butyryl-CoA:acetate CoA-transferase translates to MLTNYENEYKSKLVSAEEAAKVIKSGDFVDYSWCGTTTDAVDRAFAKRLTEVEDVNIFGGVLLKQPEIFKVEGGEKHFTWNTWHASGIERKRIAAGNAYYSPMRYSELPRFYRDGAQKIDVAILQVTPMDKFGYFNFSVSPSHSMAVCETAKVVIVEVNKNLPLCLGGFENGIHISQVDMIVEGDNPETSILPGPGAATDVDNAVANLIVEELNDGCCIQLGIGGMPTAVGSLIAKSDLKDLGVHSEMYVDSFVEMAQAGKITGAHKTIDRFRQTFAFAAGGKDLYDYLNNNPEIMAAPVDYVNDVRVVSQIDNFISINNAVDLDLFGQVNAESAGVKHISGAGGQLDFVLGAYLSKGGKSFICCSSSFIGKDGKLQSRIRPTLTEGSIVTDTRANTNYVVTEYGKANLKGKTTWQRAEALINIAHPDFREELIREAEKMKIWRKSNKK, encoded by the coding sequence TTGTTAACAAATTATGAAAATGAATACAAAAGCAAATTAGTTTCTGCTGAAGAAGCTGCTAAAGTTATCAAATCAGGAGATTTCGTTGATTATAGCTGGTGTGGAACTACAACAGATGCAGTAGATAGAGCTTTTGCTAAAAGACTTACAGAAGTAGAAGATGTTAATATCTTTGGAGGAGTTTTATTAAAACAACCTGAAATATTTAAAGTTGAAGGTGGAGAAAAACATTTCACTTGGAATACTTGGCACGCAAGTGGAATTGAAAGAAAAAGAATAGCTGCTGGAAATGCTTATTATTCTCCAATGAGATACTCTGAATTACCAAGATTTTACAGAGATGGAGCTCAAAAAATAGATGTAGCTATATTACAAGTTACACCAATGGATAAATTTGGATATTTCAACTTCAGCGTAAGTCCAAGCCACTCTATGGCAGTTTGTGAAACAGCTAAAGTTGTAATAGTTGAAGTAAATAAAAACTTACCACTTTGTTTAGGTGGATTTGAAAATGGAATCCATATCTCTCAAGTAGATATGATAGTTGAAGGAGATAATCCAGAAACTTCTATTCTTCCAGGACCAGGAGCAGCTACAGATGTAGACAACGCAGTTGCAAACTTAATTGTTGAAGAATTAAATGACGGTTGCTGTATTCAATTGGGAATTGGTGGAATGCCAACAGCAGTAGGTTCTTTAATCGCTAAATCAGATTTAAAAGATTTAGGAGTTCACTCAGAAATGTACGTTGACTCTTTTGTTGAAATGGCGCAAGCTGGAAAAATCACAGGAGCTCACAAAACAATAGATAGATTTAGACAAACATTTGCATTCGCTGCTGGTGGAAAAGATCTATACGATTACTTAAATAACAACCCAGAAATAATGGCAGCACCAGTTGATTATGTAAATGATGTAAGAGTTGTTTCTCAAATAGATAATTTTATATCAATAAACAATGCTGTTGACTTAGACTTATTTGGTCAAGTAAATGCTGAGTCAGCTGGGGTAAAACATATAAGTGGAGCTGGAGGACAATTAGACTTTGTACTTGGAGCTTACTTATCAAAAGGTGGAAAATCTTTCATCTGTTGTTCATCTTCATTTATAGGAAAAGATGGAAAATTACAATCAAGAATCCGTCCTACATTAACTGAAGGTTCAATAGTTACAGATACAAGAGCAAATACTAACTATGTAGTTACTGAATATGGAAAAGCTAACTTAAAAGGAAAAACTACTTGGCAAAGAGCAGAAGCTTTAATTAATATTGCTCACCCAGATTTTAGAGAAGAATTAATAAGAGAAGCTGAAAAAATGAAAATCTGGAGAAAATCAAACAAAAAATAA
- the cbiQ gene encoding cobalt ECF transporter T component CbiQ, translating into MKISVFILIIIFLSIFFVRRKKKEFYKKDDEKTLEYYSYNSKINSWNPHLKFWYSMVLIVLGIILSNIYISISIVFICGFIIIFLGKISLKKYIDFFKVPIIFLLISVAVININFSKNITGFYYFNIGDLYIYTTDENIKKSCILFWRALSGVSSMYMLALSTPLNEIIYVMKKVRTPKIIIELMYLVYRFIFIMRDSYKSMRKSIESRLGFRDYRISLLSFGKIISNILIVSLRKSNFFYDSMESRCYRGEIIFFIKEKRINKKVIIGMGLSIIYLIVLYIFIK; encoded by the coding sequence ATGAAAATATCTGTATTTATATTAATAATAATTTTTTTATCTATTTTTTTTGTAAGAAGAAAAAAGAAAGAATTTTATAAAAAAGATGATGAAAAAACATTAGAATATTATAGCTATAATTCAAAAATAAATAGTTGGAATCCCCACTTAAAATTTTGGTATTCAATGGTGTTGATAGTTTTAGGAATAATTTTATCAAATATTTATATATCAATTTCAATTGTTTTTATCTGTGGTTTTATTATAATATTTCTTGGGAAAATCTCTTTAAAAAAATATATAGATTTTTTTAAAGTTCCAATAATTTTTTTATTAATTAGTGTGGCTGTAATAAATATAAATTTTTCAAAAAATATAACTGGCTTTTATTATTTTAATATTGGAGATTTATATATTTATACAACTGATGAAAATATCAAGAAAAGTTGTATTTTATTTTGGAGAGCTTTAAGTGGAGTGAGTTCAATGTATATGTTGGCACTTTCAACACCTCTGAATGAGATTATCTATGTGATGAAAAAAGTAAGAACTCCCAAAATAATTATAGAACTTATGTATTTGGTATATAGATTTATTTTTATTATGAGAGATAGTTATAAAAGTATGAGAAAATCTATTGAATCTAGACTTGGATTTAGAGATTATAGAATATCTTTATTATCTTTTGGAAAAATCATATCAAATATTTTGATTGTATCTTTGAGAAAGTCAAACTTTTTTTATGATTCTATGGAGTCGAGATGCTATAGAGGGGAGATAATATTTTTTATAAAAGAAAAAAGAATAAATAAAAAAGTTATTATTGGAATGGGACTATCCATTATTTATTTGATAGTTTTATATATTTTTATTAAATAA
- a CDS encoding energy-coupling factor ABC transporter ATP-binding protein yields MEEKIIKIEGLKFSYEKGKEILKGIDVEIKKGEKIAVLGNNGSGKTTFFMNLNGVYLFDEGNIYLKGRKIEKNKKDLNYLRENIGIVFQNPDNQIIGSTVYEELSFGLINLGLSKKEIGERIEEISQKLNLKKYLDTPPHYLSGGEKKRVCIGDIVAMNPEIIIFDEPTAELDQLNVKILEEILNDLSIEKKTIILSTHDIDFAFRFADRILVFSDGEIIGDGTSEEIFKNTELLKKANLKKPIVFEIYEELLKKNIIKNCGNIPRTVDHLKKII; encoded by the coding sequence ATGGAAGAAAAAATTATAAAAATAGAGGGATTAAAATTTTCTTATGAAAAGGGAAAAGAGATATTAAAAGGGATAGATGTTGAAATAAAAAAAGGGGAAAAAATAGCGGTTTTAGGAAATAACGGCTCTGGAAAAACTACTTTTTTTATGAATCTAAATGGAGTTTATCTATTTGATGAGGGAAATATTTATCTAAAAGGCAGAAAAATAGAAAAAAATAAAAAAGATTTGAATTATTTGAGAGAAAATATTGGGATAGTTTTCCAAAATCCTGATAATCAAATAATAGGATCTACTGTGTATGAAGAGTTATCCTTTGGACTTATAAATCTAGGACTTTCTAAAAAAGAAATAGGAGAGAGAATAGAAGAAATATCTCAAAAATTAAATTTAAAAAAATACTTAGACACTCCTCCTCATTATTTAAGTGGTGGAGAGAAAAAAAGAGTATGTATAGGAGATATTGTGGCTATGAATCCAGAAATAATAATCTTTGATGAGCCTACTGCTGAACTTGATCAATTAAATGTAAAAATTTTAGAAGAGATTTTAAATGATTTATCTATAGAGAAAAAAACGATAATCCTATCAACTCATGATATAGATTTTGCTTTTAGATTTGCAGATAGGATTTTGGTATTTTCAGATGGAGAGATAATAGGAGATGGAACATCAGAGGAGATATTTAAAAATACAGAACTTTTAAAAAAGGCTAATCTAAAAAAACCAATTGTATTTGAAATCTATGAAGAACTTTTGAAAAAAAATATTATAAAGAATTGTGGAAATATCCCAAGGACTGTTGATCACTTGAAAAAAATTATATAA
- a CDS encoding energy-coupling factor ABC transporter permease, translating to MKKIKMMKLLPIFMVMMFSTANAMHIMEGYLPVKFSIGWIVASLPFVLLGMKSIKTKLNENPRNITLIAMAGAFIFVISSLKIPSVTGSCSHMTGTGLGAILFGPLAVSVLGLIVLLFQALLLAHGGITSIGANTFSMCIAGPIVSFLIYKLCIKMKLSRRVGIFLGAMLGDIITYCVTSIQLAMAFPSQDGGVMVSAVKFLGVFAPTQLPLAIIEGILTVIIMIGLEKYARKELRNIGF from the coding sequence ATGAAAAAAATAAAAATGATGAAGTTATTACCAATATTTATGGTAATGATGTTTTCAACTGCTAATGCAATGCACATTATGGAAGGATATTTACCTGTAAAATTTAGTATAGGTTGGATAGTTGCTTCACTACCATTTGTATTATTAGGAATGAAATCAATAAAAACAAAGCTTAATGAAAATCCAAGAAATATAACTTTAATAGCTATGGCAGGAGCTTTTATCTTTGTTATTTCATCACTTAAAATACCATCAGTGACAGGAAGTTGTTCTCATATGACAGGGACAGGGCTTGGAGCAATTTTATTTGGACCACTAGCTGTAAGTGTTTTAGGATTAATAGTTTTACTTTTCCAAGCTCTTTTATTAGCTCATGGAGGAATCACAAGCATAGGAGCAAATACTTTTTCAATGTGTATAGCAGGACCAATTGTTAGTTTTTTAATTTATAAACTTTGTATAAAAATGAAATTAAGTAGAAGAGTTGGAATATTTTTGGGAGCCATGCTTGGAGATATAATTACTTACTGTGTAACAAGCATACAACTTGCAATGGCTTTTCCATCTCAAGATGGTGGAGTAATGGTATCAGCTGTTAAATTTTTAGGAGTTTTTGCACCAACACAACTTCCACTAGCAATAATTGAGGGAATATTAACCGTTATTATTATGATTGGTTTAGAAAAATATGCAAGAAAAGAATTAAGAAATATAGGATTTTAG
- a CDS encoding energy-coupling factor ABC transporter substrate-binding protein, translating to MSKDKKLVISLLIVVMLMAITPIFVLKDAEFGGSDDAGSVMIESIQEGYEPWFTPVLENSIGGELPGEVESLFFCLQTAIGVGVLAFCMGRMYERKKLGKEEEDL from the coding sequence ATGAGTAAGGATAAAAAATTAGTTATTAGTTTATTAATAGTTGTAATGCTTATGGCAATAACACCGATATTTGTTTTAAAAGATGCAGAGTTTGGTGGTTCTGATGATGCTGGAAGTGTTATGATAGAAAGTATTCAAGAAGGATATGAACCTTGGTTTACTCCAGTTTTAGAAAATTCTATAGGGGGAGAATTACCAGGGGAAGTTGAAAGTTTATTTTTCTGCTTACAAACTGCCATTGGTGTAGGAGTACTTGCTTTTTGTATGGGACGTATGTATGAAAGAAAAAAACTAGGAAAAGAGGAAGAAGATTTATAA
- a CDS encoding GntR family transcriptional regulator: protein MEEKLDVFNSGNKKLPRCVAVYDKLFEMIKEGEFSRITQLPSEPELAKIMGVSRMTLRQALSLLQEDGIVKNIRGKGNFITRTEVFSEKGLEILDHPLYTSITEKIDSVELEFKLEPSTEYTNKILERKSPVVVFVDRWYKSQDKIVAYTLSIIPIETIVEKSIDLNEKENLIKFLEKEVYEEATHSSIKLNFSSAGNFSSMKNISDSKKFYLLGETLYYKNKYPVLHNKHYIPIEYGNIIIERKRK from the coding sequence ATGGAAGAAAAATTAGATGTATTTAATAGTGGAAATAAAAAGTTGCCAAGATGTGTAGCTGTTTATGATAAACTTTTTGAGATGATAAAAGAGGGGGAGTTTTCAAGAATAACTCAACTGCCATCTGAACCAGAGCTAGCAAAAATAATGGGAGTTAGTAGAATGACTCTTAGACAAGCTCTATCACTTTTGCAAGAAGATGGAATAGTAAAAAATATCAGAGGAAAAGGAAATTTTATAACAAGAACAGAAGTCTTTAGTGAAAAGGGTTTAGAAATTTTAGACCACCCTCTTTATACAAGTATTACTGAAAAAATAGATAGTGTTGAACTTGAATTTAAATTAGAGCCATCAACAGAATATACAAATAAAATATTAGAGAGAAAATCTCCTGTCGTAGTTTTTGTAGATAGATGGTACAAATCTCAAGATAAGATTGTAGCTTATACATTATCTATTATTCCAATAGAAACTATTGTAGAAAAATCAATTGACTTAAATGAAAAAGAAAATCTTATAAAATTTTTAGAAAAAGAAGTTTATGAAGAGGCTACTCATTCATCTATAAAACTTAATTTCTCATCTGCAGGGAACTTTTCTTCTATGAAAAATATATCAGACAGTAAGAAATTTTATCTTTTGGGAGAAACTTTATATTATAAAAATAAATATCCAGTTCTTCATAACAAACATTATATTCCAATAGAATATGGAAATATAATAATAGAGAGAAAAAGAAAATAA
- the udp gene encoding uridine phosphorylase produces MKYAEEGLQYHIGLRNGDVGKYVILPGDPKRCAKIAKYFDDAKLVADNREYVTYTGYLDGVKVSVTSTGIGGPSASIALEELVNCGADTFLRVGTCGGMQTEIMGGDLVIATGAIRMEGTSKEYAPIEYPAVANLDITNALVQAAKTLKETYHVGVVQCKDAFYGQHAPSTKPVSYELENKWEAWIRMGCKASEMESAALFIVGDYLKVRVGSSFLVVANQEREKLGLDNPVVHDTDKAIRLTIEAIRNLIKADQAEAK; encoded by the coding sequence ATGAAATACGCAGAAGAAGGATTACAATATCACATAGGTTTAAGAAATGGAGATGTAGGAAAATATGTAATATTACCTGGAGATCCAAAACGTTGTGCAAAAATAGCAAAATATTTTGATGATGCAAAATTAGTAGCAGATAACAGAGAATATGTAACATACACAGGATATTTAGACGGAGTAAAAGTAAGCGTTACTTCAACTGGAATTGGAGGACCTTCTGCGTCAATAGCTCTTGAAGAATTAGTAAACTGTGGAGCAGATACTTTCTTAAGAGTTGGTACTTGTGGAGGAATGCAAACTGAAATAATGGGTGGAGACTTAGTAATTGCAACTGGTGCCATAAGAATGGAAGGAACTAGTAAAGAATATGCGCCAATAGAATATCCAGCAGTAGCAAATTTAGATATAACAAATGCTTTAGTACAAGCAGCTAAAACTTTAAAAGAAACTTATCATGTTGGAGTTGTTCAATGTAAAGATGCTTTCTATGGTCAACACGCACCTTCAACAAAACCAGTAAGTTATGAATTAGAAAATAAATGGGAAGCTTGGATAAGAATGGGTTGTAAAGCTTCTGAAATGGAATCAGCAGCACTATTTATAGTTGGAGATTATTTAAAAGTTCGTGTAGGTTCATCATTCTTAGTAGTGGCAAACCAAGAAAGAGAAAAATTAGGTCTTGATAACCCAGTTGTTCACGACACAGATAAAGCTATAAGACTAACAATAGAAGCAATTCGTAATTTAATAAAAGCTGACCAAGCGGAAGCTAAATAA
- a CDS encoding NupC/NupG family nucleoside CNT transporter — MKTVIISILGIVIVLAAMVLISKDRKAIKKEIVIKALIGQFIIAFLLVKFPLGKFVVSKVSDVVTQVLDYGKNGIGFVFGSLGMASAPTGFIFATQVLGNIIFLSSLVGGLYYLGVLGCIVKVIGKGVGKVLGTSHVESFVAVANMFLGQTDSPILVSKYLRLMTDSEVMVVLVSGMGSMSATIIGGYVALGIPMEHLLIACTLVPLGSIAVSKIIYPETEVAKEISEVKMDNKAGNENLIEAVTEGAMNGMSSALAIGASLIAIIGLVALLNGILSGIGAMFGFNGLTLEKVFAYVFSPLGFIMGLSGDEVLLAGQLLGSKLVLNEFVAFQELGNVIQTLNPRTALLLSISLAGFANISSMGICIAGISALCPEKKNVLSRLVFKAMIGGFVVSLLSAIIVGVITAF; from the coding sequence ATGAAAACTGTTATAATAAGTATTTTAGGTATAGTTATTGTTTTAGCAGCAATGGTATTAATATCAAAAGATAGAAAGGCTATAAAAAAAGAGATAGTAATAAAAGCTTTAATAGGACAATTTATAATTGCATTTTTATTAGTAAAGTTTCCATTAGGAAAATTTGTAGTATCAAAAGTTTCTGACGTAGTAACACAAGTTTTAGACTATGGAAAAAATGGAATAGGATTTGTATTTGGTAGTCTTGGAATGGCTTCAGCTCCAACAGGATTTATATTTGCAACACAAGTTTTAGGAAATATTATATTCCTATCATCTTTAGTTGGTGGATTATATTATCTTGGAGTTTTAGGTTGTATAGTAAAAGTTATAGGAAAAGGAGTTGGAAAAGTTTTAGGAACTTCTCACGTTGAAAGTTTTGTTGCAGTGGCAAATATGTTCCTTGGACAAACTGACAGTCCAATCCTTGTTAGTAAATATCTAAGACTTATGACTGATAGCGAAGTAATGGTTGTTTTAGTTTCAGGAATGGGAAGTATGTCAGCAACAATTATTGGTGGATATGTAGCTCTTGGTATTCCGATGGAACATCTTTTAATAGCTTGTACTCTTGTACCATTAGGAAGTATAGCTGTATCAAAAATAATTTATCCAGAAACAGAAGTTGCAAAAGAAATATCAGAAGTAAAAATGGATAATAAAGCTGGAAATGAAAATCTTATAGAAGCAGTTACCGAGGGAGCTATGAATGGAATGAGCTCAGCTTTAGCAATAGGAGCATCTTTAATTGCTATAATAGGTCTTGTGGCTTTACTTAATGGAATTCTTTCAGGAATTGGAGCAATGTTTGGATTTAATGGACTTACTCTTGAGAAAGTATTCGCCTATGTATTTTCACCGTTAGGATTTATAATGGGACTTTCAGGAGATGAGGTTTTACTAGCAGGTCAACTTTTAGGAAGTAAATTAGTTTTAAATGAGTTTGTTGCTTTCCAAGAGCTTGGAAATGTAATCCAAACTTTAAATCCAAGAACAGCTTTACTTCTATCAATCTCTCTTGCAGGATTTGCTAATATCTCTAGTATGGGAATTTGTATAGCAGGTATATCAGCTCTTTGTCCTGAAAAGAAAAATGTATTATCAAGACTTGTATTTAAAGCAATGATAGGTGGATTTGTAGTAAGTCTTTTAAGTGCTATTATTGTAGGAGTTATTACAGCTTTTTAA
- the cdd gene encoding cytidine deaminase, translating to MEKYKDILDKAYEAMDNAYAPYSNFHVGACVKTKDGKYFIGANIENASYGLTNCAERNAIFQTYSQGYRQDDIEALAIVGQGNTLITPCGACRQVLVELLKRDTPIVLGTGEKVLVTNIEELMPMAFTNEAL from the coding sequence ATGGAAAAATATAAAGATATTTTAGATAAAGCTTATGAAGCAATGGATAACGCTTACGCTCCATATTCAAACTTTCACGTTGGAGCTTGCGTCAAAACAAAAGATGGAAAATATTTTATAGGCGCTAATATAGAAAATGCTTCTTATGGACTTACAAATTGTGCTGAAAGGAATGCTATTTTCCAAACATATTCACAAGGTTATCGTCAAGATGATATAGAAGCTCTTGCAATAGTAGGACAAGGAAATACTTTAATAACACCTTGTGGAGCTTGTAGACAAGTTTTAGTAGAACTTTTAAAAAGAGATACTCCAATTGTTCTTGGAACTGGAGAAAAAGTATTAGTAACAAATATTGAAGAATTAATGCCAATGGCTTTTACAAACGAAGCGTTATAG
- the deoD gene encoding purine-nucleoside phosphorylase yields MPTPHNQAKVGDIAKNVLMPGDPLRAKFIAETFLTNVRLVNSVRNMLAFTGEYKGKEITVMASGMGMPSIGIYSYELYSQYGVENIVRVGSAGAYAADLDIYDVVLADSAWSQSTFAKTQNGYSEDKTYPSEELNNKIIETAKRLEMPLHVRTIHSSDVFYTEESVYEEIRDKHNCACVEMESFALFHNAKVLGKNAACLLTISDSFTSSKQTTPEERQTAFVNMMKIALETFC; encoded by the coding sequence ATGCCAACACCACATAATCAAGCAAAAGTAGGAGATATTGCAAAAAATGTTTTAATGCCTGGAGATCCATTAAGAGCAAAATTTATAGCAGAAACATTCTTAACTAATGTAAGACTTGTTAACTCTGTAAGAAATATGCTTGCTTTTACAGGAGAGTATAAAGGAAAAGAAATAACAGTTATGGCATCAGGAATGGGAATGCCATCAATAGGAATTTATTCATATGAATTATATTCACAATATGGAGTTGAAAATATAGTTCGTGTTGGTTCAGCAGGAGCTTATGCAGCTGATTTAGATATTTATGATGTTGTTTTAGCTGATAGTGCTTGGAGTCAATCAACATTTGCAAAAACTCAAAATGGATATTCAGAAGATAAAACTTATCCAAGTGAAGAGCTAAATAATAAAATAATTGAAACAGCTAAAAGATTAGAGATGCCACTTCATGTTAGAACTATTCATTCAAGTGATGTTTTCTATACAGAAGAAAGTGTTTATGAAGAAATAAGAGATAAACATAATTGTGCTTGTGTAGAGATGGAAAGCTTTGCACTTTTCCACAATGCAAAAGTTTTAGGAAAAAATGCAGCTTGTCTTCTTACAATCTCTGATTCATTTACATCTAGTAAACAAACTACACCAGAAGAAAGACAGACAGCTTTTGTTAATATGATGAAAATTGCCCTTGAAACTTTCTGTTAA
- a CDS encoding phosphopentomutase: protein MKKYKRIFTIVVDSLGIGAMEDSYKFGDIGVDTLGHISESVENFNIPNLQKLGLANLHPMKNVNSIEKPLGYYMEMEETSVGKDTMTGHWEMMGLNIDKPFQTFTDTGFPKELIEELEKRTGHKVIGNKSASGTEILDELAEEEIRTGNMIVYTSADSVLQICGNEETFGLDELYRCCEIARELTLKDEWKVGRIIARPYVGKKKGEFKRTSNRHDYALKPYGRTALNALKDNGFDVISVGKINDIFDTEGITEAHKSKSSVHGMEQTIEIAEKDFTGLCYVNLVDFDALWGHRRDPIGYANELEKFDKNLGVLLEKLKEDDLLIITADHGNDPTYTGTDHTREKVPFIAYSPSMKNSGELESVSTFAVIGATIADNFDVKMPENTIGTSVLNKLI, encoded by the coding sequence ATGAAAAAATATAAAAGAATATTTACAATAGTAGTAGATTCTTTAGGAATTGGAGCTATGGAAGATTCTTATAAATTTGGAGATATTGGTGTTGATACTTTAGGACATATATCAGAGTCAGTTGAGAATTTTAATATACCAAATCTTCAAAAACTTGGCCTTGCTAATCTTCATCCAATGAAAAATGTAAATTCTATTGAAAAACCATTAGGTTATTATATGGAAATGGAAGAAACAAGTGTTGGGAAAGATACAATGACAGGACATTGGGAAATGATGGGACTTAATATTGATAAACCTTTTCAAACTTTTACAGATACAGGTTTCCCAAAAGAGTTGATTGAGGAACTTGAAAAAAGGACAGGTCATAAAGTTATAGGAAATAAAAGTGCCAGTGGTACAGAGATTTTAGATGAGTTAGCTGAAGAAGAAATTAGAACTGGGAATATGATAGTTTATACTTCTGCTGATTCTGTTCTTCAAATCTGTGGAAATGAGGAAACTTTTGGACTTGATGAACTTTATAGATGTTGTGAAATTGCTAGAGAACTTACATTGAAAGATGAATGGAAAGTTGGAAGAATTATTGCAAGACCTTATGTAGGAAAGAAAAAAGGTGAATTTAAAAGAACAAGTAATCGTCATGACTATGCACTAAAACCTTATGGAAGAACAGCTTTAAATGCCTTAAAAGATAATGGATTTGATGTCATCTCTGTTGGAAAAATAAATGATATTTTTGATACAGAGGGAATAACAGAGGCTCATAAATCAAAAAGTTCTGTTCATGGAATGGAACAAACTATTGAGATAGCAGAGAAAGATTTTACAGGACTTTGCTACGTAAACTTAGTTGACTTTGATGCTCTTTGGGGGCACAGAAGAGATCCTATCGGTTATGCTAATGAATTAGAAAAATTTGACAAAAATCTTGGAGTATTACTTGAAAAACTAAAGGAAGATGATCTTTTAATAATTACAGCTGACCATGGAAATGATCCTACTTATACAGGAACAGATCATACAAGAGAAAAAGTTCCATTTATTGCTTATTCTCCATCAATGAAAAATAGTGGAGAATTAGAGAGTGTTTCTACTTTTGCAGTAATTGGGGCTACAATAGCTGATAACTTTGATGTAAAAATGCCAGAAAATACAATAGGAACATCAGTTCTTAATAAATTAATATAG